One part of the Marichromatium purpuratum 984 genome encodes these proteins:
- the minC gene encoding septum site-determining protein MinC produces MAANPQSLEGEAAAAFELKAAGFTLPIFRLLGDDMEAVANQLSAKVGQAPDFFRNTPIVIDLGDFAGGEVEFPLLVGLLRGYGMIPFGVRGGSKAQHASAETMELAVLGESYSRAARAGSANAEGAEHAAAEEPARASMLVARPVRSGQRHYAAGGDLSVVGAVSSGAELMADGNIHVYGPLRGRAMAGVNGDLEARIFCQDLQAELVAIAGHYRVSENIPAELQGVPVQIFLDQKILRIEKL; encoded by the coding sequence ATGGCAGCGAATCCACAATCGCTCGAAGGTGAGGCCGCAGCGGCCTTCGAGCTCAAGGCGGCGGGGTTCACCCTGCCGATCTTCAGACTGCTCGGTGACGACATGGAAGCCGTGGCCAATCAGCTCAGCGCCAAGGTCGGCCAGGCCCCCGACTTCTTCCGCAACACCCCGATCGTGATCGATCTCGGCGACTTTGCCGGCGGCGAGGTCGAGTTCCCGCTGTTGGTGGGGTTGTTGCGTGGTTACGGCATGATCCCCTTCGGTGTACGGGGCGGCAGCAAGGCACAGCACGCCAGCGCCGAGACCATGGAGCTGGCGGTGCTGGGCGAGAGTTATTCGCGTGCCGCGCGGGCGGGTAGCGCCAACGCCGAGGGTGCCGAGCACGCCGCCGCCGAGGAGCCGGCGCGCGCCTCGATGCTGGTGGCCCGTCCGGTGCGCTCCGGGCAGCGTCACTATGCCGCCGGCGGCGACCTCTCGGTGGTCGGGGCGGTCAGCTCCGGGGCCGAACTGATGGCCGACGGCAACATCCATGTCTACGGCCCGCTGCGCGGTCGCGCGATGGCGGGTGTCAACGGTGACCTGGAGGCGCGAATCTTCTGCCAGGACCTGCAGGCCGAGCTGGTCGCCATCGCCGGCCACTACCGGGTGAGCGAGAACATCCCCGCCGAGCTGCAGGGGGTCCCGGTG